The Micromonospora sp. NBC_01740 genome includes a window with the following:
- a CDS encoding YciI family protein, with amino-acid sequence MRFDQHTVVLLSRPTDAPQLPLDAADRLQDAHLAHHAGLVEQGLVLAAGPFVDADDERLRGFVVLSISPQEARELYHNDPAVRAGRLGVQVMSWMVPEGIVRFESVPMPRSILAAAAGD; translated from the coding sequence ATGCGATTCGACCAGCACACCGTGGTGCTCCTGAGCCGGCCGACGGACGCGCCGCAGCTACCGCTGGACGCGGCCGACCGGTTGCAGGACGCCCACCTGGCCCACCACGCGGGGCTGGTGGAACAGGGGCTCGTCCTGGCCGCGGGGCCCTTCGTCGACGCCGACGACGAGCGGCTGCGCGGGTTCGTCGTGCTCTCCATCTCCCCGCAGGAGGCCCGAGAGCTCTACCACAACGACCCGGCCGTGCGGGCGGGGCGGCTGGGCGTGCAGGTGATGAGCTGGATGGTGCCGGAGGGCATCGTGCGGTTCGAGAGCGTGCCGATGCCCCGGTCGATCCTGGCGGCCGCCGCCGGCGACTGA
- a CDS encoding FecCD family ABC transporter permease, whose translation MSAPAAPAAGRPAGRPRVGVTALPGRSLVRIGPVSVQVRRRSVLVAAALVVLLLAAGVLSLSLGTPYVAPADVLRALSGAGTPYDLVVLDLRLPRLVLAAVAGAAFGVAGTLIQSVARNPLASPDVVGITQGAGLAATVALTTGAAAVLVAPAALLGGLVAAALLFLLGARHGLAAQRFVLAGVAVAFALRALTEVVLLTADPIDGLRAQIWLIGTLAGKGWNESLWIALTLAALLPVLAWAGWALNSTALDDDTARGIGLRPAARRVGLAGTGVLAAAMVTAQVGAVDFVALVAPQLARRLVRTERPPLLCAALLGALLLVLADLGGRRLFAPTQLPAGVLTAAIGGPYLIFLLLRGRRRPS comes from the coding sequence GTGAGCGCCCCCGCCGCCCCCGCCGCCGGGCGACCGGCGGGCCGTCCCCGGGTGGGCGTCACCGCGCTGCCGGGGCGGTCGCTCGTGCGGATCGGCCCGGTCAGCGTGCAGGTCCGCCGCCGCTCCGTGCTGGTCGCCGCCGCGCTGGTCGTGCTGCTGCTCGCCGCAGGGGTGCTCAGCCTCTCCCTGGGCACCCCGTACGTCGCCCCGGCCGACGTGCTGCGCGCCCTCTCCGGCGCCGGCACCCCGTACGACCTGGTGGTCCTCGACCTGCGACTGCCCCGGCTGGTGCTGGCCGCGGTCGCCGGCGCGGCCTTCGGGGTGGCCGGCACGCTGATCCAGAGCGTGGCCCGCAACCCGCTCGCCAGCCCCGACGTCGTCGGCATCACCCAGGGCGCCGGCCTCGCCGCGACGGTGGCCCTGACGACTGGCGCCGCGGCGGTGCTCGTGGCCCCGGCGGCGCTGCTCGGCGGGCTGGTCGCCGCCGCACTGCTGTTCCTCCTCGGCGCCCGGCACGGGCTGGCCGCCCAGCGGTTCGTGCTCGCCGGCGTGGCGGTCGCCTTCGCGCTGCGGGCCCTGACCGAGGTCGTCCTGCTCACCGCCGACCCGATCGACGGGCTGCGCGCGCAGATCTGGCTGATCGGCACGCTCGCCGGCAAGGGCTGGAACGAGAGCCTGTGGATCGCCCTCACCCTGGCCGCGCTCCTGCCGGTGCTGGCCTGGGCCGGCTGGGCGCTGAACAGCACCGCCCTGGACGACGACACCGCCCGGGGGATCGGCCTGCGCCCGGCGGCCCGCCGGGTCGGCCTCGCCGGCACCGGGGTGCTGGCCGCCGCGATGGTCACCGCACAGGTGGGCGCGGTGGACTTCGTGGCCCTCGTCGCCCCGCAGCTGGCCCGCCGGCTGGTCCGCACCGAGCGCCCGCCGCTGCTCTGCGCCGCGTTGCTCGGGGCCCTGCTGCTGGTGCTGGCCGATCTGGGCGGCCGGCGGCTGTTCGCCCCCACCCAGCTGCCCGCCGGGGTGCTGACCGCCGCCATCGGCGGCCCGTACCTGATCTTCCTGCTGCTCCGCGGTCGGCGGCGGCCCTCGTGA
- a CDS encoding FecCD family ABC transporter permease — translation MTTLATRPAPAGTRPRARGGRRLAVTVAAALVLLLAVLASFALGSRALAVDEVWRALIAPDGGEAATIVRELRMPRTALGLAVGLALAVAGVLFQALTRNPLAEPRILGISAGASFGVVLAISVFGVSTLAGYVWFGIAGALGAGVLVFAVAAKAREGASPVTLALVGAALDASLASVVYALLSMDARTFEEYRFWVVGGLTGRDLTVAAQVVPFVLAGLVLAALVARGLDALALGDDVARGLGHRIGLVRIGGGVAAVLLTGAAVAAAGPIAFVGLAVPHLARALVGADHRWTLAVSALLGPALLLGADVVGRLVAPPGEVPAGIVTALIGAPLLAFLVRRAKVVTA, via the coding sequence GTGACCACCCTCGCCACCCGCCCGGCACCTGCCGGCACCCGGCCCCGGGCGCGTGGGGGTCGTCGGCTCGCGGTCACGGTCGCCGCCGCGCTGGTGCTGCTGCTGGCCGTGCTGGCGAGCTTCGCGCTCGGCAGCCGGGCGCTGGCCGTCGACGAGGTGTGGCGCGCGCTCATCGCACCGGACGGCGGCGAGGCCGCCACCATCGTGCGGGAACTGCGGATGCCGCGCACCGCGCTGGGCCTCGCCGTCGGGCTGGCGCTCGCCGTCGCCGGTGTCCTCTTCCAGGCCCTCACCCGCAACCCGCTGGCCGAACCGCGGATCCTCGGCATCAGCGCCGGCGCCTCGTTCGGTGTGGTGCTGGCCATCTCCGTCTTCGGTGTGAGCACGCTGGCCGGGTACGTCTGGTTCGGCATCGCCGGTGCGCTCGGGGCCGGCGTGCTGGTCTTCGCCGTCGCGGCCAAGGCCCGCGAGGGCGCCAGCCCGGTCACCCTCGCGCTGGTCGGCGCGGCCCTCGACGCCAGCCTCGCCTCCGTGGTGTACGCGCTGCTCAGCATGGACGCCCGCACCTTCGAGGAGTACCGCTTCTGGGTGGTCGGCGGGCTGACCGGCCGGGACCTCACGGTGGCCGCCCAGGTGGTGCCGTTCGTGCTCGCCGGGCTGGTCCTGGCCGCCCTCGTCGCCCGGGGCCTGGACGCGCTCGCCCTCGGCGACGACGTGGCCCGGGGCCTCGGGCACCGGATCGGGCTGGTCCGAATCGGCGGCGGCGTCGCCGCGGTGCTGCTCACCGGGGCGGCCGTCGCCGCCGCCGGGCCGATCGCGTTCGTGGGGCTCGCGGTGCCGCACCTGGCCCGCGCCCTGGTCGGCGCCGACCACCGCTGGACCCTCGCGGTCTCGGCGCTGCTCGGGCCCGCGCTGCTGCTCGGCGCCGACGTCGTCGGGCGGCTCGTCGCGCCGCCCGGGGAGGTGCCCGCGGGCATCGTCACCGCGCTGATCGGTGCCCCGCTGCTGGCCTTCCTGGTCCGCCGCGCGAAGGTCGTGACGGCGTGA
- a CDS encoding cytidine deaminase: MTMRDTDRALVQAATAVAKLRCRSDNHTVAAAARTTDGRVFTGVNVYHFTGGPCAEVVAVGAAATQGVTELETIVAVGDRGRGVIPPCGRCRQVLRDYFPTVRVIVGPMDALRVVHVAELLPETYVWADQQLDGPAGPLPAPRPAD; the protein is encoded by the coding sequence ATGACGATGCGCGACACCGACCGGGCCCTGGTGCAGGCCGCCACGGCGGTCGCCAAGCTGCGCTGCCGCAGCGACAACCACACGGTTGCCGCCGCCGCGCGGACCACCGACGGCCGGGTCTTCACCGGGGTCAACGTCTACCACTTCACCGGTGGCCCCTGCGCCGAGGTGGTCGCGGTCGGCGCCGCCGCCACCCAGGGCGTCACCGAGTTGGAGACGATCGTCGCCGTGGGTGACCGGGGGCGCGGGGTGATCCCGCCCTGCGGGCGCTGCCGGCAGGTGCTGCGCGACTACTTCCCCACCGTCCGGGTCATCGTCGGGCCGATGGACGCGCTGCGTGTGGTGCACGTCGCCGAACTGCTGCCGGAGACGTACGTCTGGGCCGACCAGCAGCTCGACGGGCCCGCCGGCCCGCTCCCCGCGCCGCGACCGGCCGACTGA
- a CDS encoding ABC transporter ATP-binding protein — MLSTRDLVAGYDERTVLDGLDLELPGDAFTVIVGPNACGKSTLLRTMARLLTPRRGAVLLDGTAIRDLPTREVARRLGVLPQSPLVPEGVTVADLVGRGRQPYQRWWRQWSESDGAAVDRAMALADVTALADRPVDTLSGGQRQRVWIAMTLAQDTEALLLDEPTTFLDLAHQVEVLDLLHRLRVERGRTVVAVLHDLNQAARYADHLIAMRSGAVVAAGPPREILTADLVRDVFGLDCVVVPCPVTGAPLVVPALTSPSLTRLPAGNAATPLTGSHPSKGI, encoded by the coding sequence ATGCTCTCCACCCGCGACCTGGTCGCCGGCTACGACGAGCGGACCGTGCTGGACGGGCTCGACCTGGAGCTGCCCGGCGACGCGTTCACGGTGATCGTCGGGCCGAACGCCTGCGGCAAGTCCACCCTGCTGCGCACCATGGCCCGCCTGCTCACGCCCCGGCGCGGCGCCGTGCTGCTGGACGGCACCGCCATCCGGGACCTGCCGACCCGCGAGGTCGCCCGCCGCCTCGGCGTGCTGCCGCAGAGCCCGCTGGTGCCCGAGGGGGTGACCGTCGCGGACCTGGTCGGCCGGGGCCGGCAGCCGTACCAGCGGTGGTGGCGGCAGTGGTCGGAGTCCGACGGGGCCGCCGTCGACCGGGCCATGGCGCTCGCCGACGTGACGGCGCTGGCGGACCGGCCGGTCGACACCCTCTCCGGGGGCCAGCGGCAGCGTGTCTGGATCGCCATGACCCTCGCCCAGGACACCGAGGCGCTGCTGCTGGACGAGCCCACCACCTTCCTGGACCTCGCCCACCAGGTGGAGGTGCTGGACCTGCTGCACCGGCTGCGCGTCGAGCGGGGCCGCACGGTCGTCGCCGTACTGCACGACCTCAACCAGGCCGCCCGGTACGCCGACCACCTGATCGCCATGCGCTCCGGTGCGGTGGTGGCCGCCGGGCCGCCCCGGGAGATCCTCACCGCCGACCTGGTCCGCGACGTCTTCGGCCTCGACTGCGTGGTCGTGCCCTGCCCGGTGACCGGGGCGCCCCTGGTGGTGCCCGCGCTCACCAGTCCCTCCCTGACCCGCCTGCCCGCCGGGAACGCGGCGACGCCGCTGACCGGCTCGCACCCTTCGAAAGGAATCTGA